From the Roseofilum casamattae BLCC-M143 genome, the window CCTCTCCCGACAAATTGCGTGTAAGTTGGTAGAAAGCAAGTTAAAAAAAACGCTGTACTCTTACATAATTCTGTAGACTTCTGCTGGTTTCCCTAAATATGGTTTACAATATGGTTTAGATTGCTTTTCAAGGGTTCGTCTCTCAACTCGTTTGAGAGACTACCTTTTTTTTGCGATTAGTCAAGTCCCATGAGTGTAAAAAGCAGCACTTCTGCATGTGGGGCAGGCGAAATTTGATGAAAAGAGCGCCAAGAACTATGGTACGCTCGATCGCGAACAAACGACGCGAAATCCATAGAATCTATACCAATATTCTGCCACCACCCAATAACGATTGGCAGAGCGACAATCGTTCGGAAAATGATACCAAGAACCACCACGAATGAGACATTTATGGTCTTCGTCTCCAGATTCCCAGATCCGACCGTCAACAGGAGCACCGAGATAGGTTTCATGCCAATAGTCAGCACACCACTCCCAAACATTACCATGCATATCGTATAAGCCAAACCCGTTGGGGGAAAAGCTGCCGACAGGGGTTGTTTTCTGACGACAGGTTCCCTCGGGGCCGTCGGCATAGCTAGATTTTCCGTAATAGTTGGCCAGCTCCGGGGTCAAGGTTGCTCCAAAATGAAATGGGGTTGTCGTTCCAGCGCGACAGGCATATTCCCATTGCGCTTCCGATGGCAGGCTATAGGTTTTTCCAGTATACCGGGAGAGGCGATCGCAAAATTCAGCACAGTCCTCTCGCGATACTTGTTCCACCGGCAAATTATCGCCTTCAAAGTGCGATGGAGATAACTTCAGAAACCGGTTCACTTGTGGAAATGAGGCAACTTTGCGCCATTGGGATTGAGTCACGGCAAACTTTCCCATAAAAAACGAGGGTACGGTCACCGAATGCTGCGGTCCTTCGTCCTCCGTGCGTCCGAGTTCGTCTTCCGGCGACCCCATGCGGAATTCTCCTTCGGGAATTTCCACCATCTCTAATGTAATGCCTGCTCCTAAATGTTCGGGAAACGATCGCGCGCTCTTCTCTTCCTGGCGAACAATCTCTCCCTTTTTGTTCGCCGTCACTACCTGAAAGCGAAATTGAGTCAGAGCAGTTGGGGGAGCTTGAATGAGAGTCGCTTTGGGTTGGGGATATTTCTGTTGCCCTCGGCTGGTGGTGGGAGCGGGAGGAGTGGGGAGTTTTTTGACTTCTGCTAAAGCATCGCGAGCGGAAGGATAGCGATCGCTGAAATGATATCGTACCATTTTCTCTAAGATGGCTCGTAACTCCGGGCTGGCGCGAGGAGCAAAAGGTTGCCAGATGAGTTCGAGATTGTCATCTGAGGCTAATTTATGGGAAGATTTTCCGGTCAGTGCTTCAATGGCGATCGTGCCCACAGCGTAAATATCGCTACACAGTTTTGGCTTTCCCAAGGCTTGTTCGCTCGGCATATATCCCGGCGTGCCAATACTCACCGTCAGTTGGGTTTTTCCTCCCAATTGAGTTAATTGCGACAGTTGTTGCTTCACCGCACCAAAGTCAATCAGCACCAGCTTATCGTCTTCCCCGCGCCGAATTAAATTATCCGGTTTGATATCTCGATGAATGACATGATGCTCGTGCAACACCGTCAAAGGAGTTAGAATATCCTGCAATAACTGAATGACTTGCCCTTCCGACCAAGGAT encodes:
- a CDS encoding bifunctional serine/threonine-protein kinase/formylglycine-generating enzyme family protein; the protein is MAQRLADRYQIKRELAAGGFGTTYLARDMMRPRHPLCVVKQLLQFNEPDELQIAKRLFEQEAQILEDLGKYPQIPQLLAHFTEAGRFYLVQEYIPGHQLSEEIEPGNPWSEGQVIQLLQDILTPLTVLHEHHVIHRDIKPDNLIRRGEDDKLVLIDFGAVKQQLSQLTQLGGKTQLTVSIGTPGYMPSEQALGKPKLCSDIYAVGTIAIEALTGKSSHKLASDDNLELIWQPFAPRASPELRAILEKMVRYHFSDRYPSARDALAEVKKLPTPPAPTTSRGQQKYPQPKATLIQAPPTALTQFRFQVVTANKKGEIVRQEEKSARSFPEHLGAGITLEMVEIPEGEFRMGSPEDELGRTEDEGPQHSVTVPSFFMGKFAVTQSQWRKVASFPQVNRFLKLSPSHFEGDNLPVEQVSREDCAEFCDRLSRYTGKTYSLPSEAQWEYACRAGTTTPFHFGATLTPELANYYGKSSYADGPEGTCRQKTTPVGSFSPNGFGLYDMHGNVWEWCADYWHETYLGAPVDGRIWESGDEDHKCLIRGGSWYHFPNDCRSANRYWVVAEYWYRFYGFRVVCSRSSVP